The Fibrobacter sp. UWR4 genome has a window encoding:
- a CDS encoding ABC transporter permease, which translates to MIDLFRRLMKVAFAEWKLFYTDAAAVLLLVVAGVLYAFYYPTPYMNQTVSEVPVAVVDLDHTVMSRQLTQMSEAAQQIDVRYVFSDLRDAEDALANEKIYGFMVIPQDMEKTLRNGGTAMVNVFTHGAYVMLHGNIGTAFTTCALTLGATTKVKRIALGKKVPAAKAIAMRDPAPISIQTLYNNTGSYSNYVVPSVLVLILQQTLVIGICVLGGARAHRKFRKKYRDSEVENEKMPYRYFGRSLAYFLHYCSFILLYHFVVYNVFEFPRRGQVLPMIAFAVVFLFSTINFGMVLSQVFLRRETSMQIFLYMSIPILFLANFSWPTNLVPTWMYGLSALLPSTFAVPAWLSIEQRGADIYEASSLLYPLALQAVFYMLLGLVLTRIRDKMPLKTGDM; encoded by the coding sequence ATGATAGATCTTTTTAGACGCCTCATGAAGGTTGCTTTTGCCGAATGGAAGCTGTTCTATACAGATGCTGCTGCGGTGTTGCTTCTGGTGGTTGCAGGCGTTCTTTACGCCTTCTACTATCCTACACCTTACATGAATCAGACTGTGTCTGAAGTTCCTGTTGCTGTAGTGGATTTGGATCATACGGTCATGTCTCGACAGTTGACTCAGATGTCTGAGGCTGCTCAGCAAATTGATGTACGTTACGTGTTCTCCGATTTGCGTGATGCGGAAGACGCCTTGGCCAATGAGAAAATCTATGGTTTCATGGTGATCCCTCAGGACATGGAGAAGACCTTGCGTAACGGAGGGACCGCTATGGTTAATGTATTTACGCATGGCGCCTACGTGATGCTCCACGGAAATATTGGAACGGCTTTTACCACTTGTGCTTTGACTCTTGGGGCGACGACGAAGGTCAAGCGGATTGCCCTCGGAAAGAAAGTCCCCGCCGCCAAGGCTATTGCCATGCGCGATCCCGCCCCGATTAGTATCCAGACCTTGTACAATAATACAGGCAGTTATTCCAATTACGTGGTGCCTAGTGTGTTAGTGCTGATTCTTCAGCAAACGCTTGTCATTGGCATCTGCGTACTTGGTGGTGCTCGTGCCCATCGCAAGTTCCGTAAAAAGTACCGCGACAGTGAAGTGGAAAACGAAAAGATGCCGTATCGTTATTTCGGACGATCCCTGGCATACTTCCTCCATTATTGCAGCTTCATTCTGTTGTACCATTTTGTGGTGTACAACGTTTTTGAATTTCCCCGTCGTGGACAGGTCCTGCCTATGATTGCCTTTGCGGTGGTTTTCCTTTTCAGTACCATCAATTTTGGAATGGTGCTGTCTCAGGTTTTCCTCCGTCGCGAGACAAGCATGCAGATATTCCTGTACATGAGCATCCCGATTCTGTTCCTTGCCAATTTCAGCTGGCCCACGAATCTTGTGCCCACCTGGATGTATGGCTTATCTGCATTGTTGCCTTCAACGTTTGCAGTACCTGCCTGGTTGAGTATCGAACAACGCGGTGCTGATATTTATGAAGCTTCGTCCCTGCTATATCCTTTGGCCCTACAGGCGGTGTTCTATATGCTGTTAGGTCTTGTACTTACAAGAATCCGCGACAAAATGCCATTAAAAACTGGGGATATGTAA
- a CDS encoding ABC transporter permease — translation MFRSFFRTVRKVYFGHNLVMWLVILILPMATSIFMVDVFSAEILQHIPVGVIKQDRSQFADELEDGLHANPVVDVVLECEDFSECEHAVVKGELQAFVLLPYDLERRALRLESPVIPVFSSGQNYLTNSFATKEIRTVISSIGSNLFTKGMDEPVKVSLQSVGNSTGNYQGFLGMGLVTAIFHLACILAAVYIFSLPFRDHRVREYLAAAGGSRVILGLATILPLGLIQSMAMIGVYAYTHRFMAPMTLDEFIITASGQMAMVFACNGAGAAFVAITGNMRMSTSVAGVIAGPAFAFAGQTFPIMAMPLAVRCFAFCLPLTHVLKVQSCMLLGSAGKAHAWESIVVLLVMALFWHLLASRLLFVRWKKAAKREEERNLVSVNLMGEAIKK, via the coding sequence GTGTTTCGTAGCTTTTTCAGAACGGTAAGGAAGGTTTACTTCGGCCATAATCTGGTGATGTGGCTTGTAATCCTCATTTTGCCTATGGCGACATCCATCTTTATGGTGGATGTGTTTTCCGCTGAAATCCTCCAGCATATTCCTGTAGGGGTTATCAAACAGGACCGTAGTCAATTTGCGGATGAACTTGAGGACGGTCTTCATGCAAATCCCGTGGTGGATGTGGTTTTGGAATGTGAAGATTTCAGTGAATGTGAACATGCTGTCGTGAAGGGGGAATTACAGGCGTTTGTGCTTTTGCCTTACGACTTGGAACGTCGTGCCCTTCGCCTTGAATCCCCCGTCATTCCCGTTTTTTCCAGTGGACAGAACTATCTGACCAATTCCTTCGCTACAAAGGAAATCCGTACAGTTATTTCCTCCATCGGATCAAACTTGTTTACTAAAGGTATGGATGAGCCGGTAAAGGTTTCTCTTCAGTCAGTGGGAAACTCTACAGGAAATTACCAAGGATTTCTTGGAATGGGACTTGTTACCGCCATTTTCCATTTGGCCTGTATTCTTGCCGCTGTGTATATATTCAGCTTGCCGTTCCGCGATCATCGCGTTCGTGAATATCTGGCTGCTGCTGGTGGGTCCCGTGTAATCCTGGGGCTGGCAACCATTCTCCCTTTAGGGCTAATTCAGTCCATGGCGATGATTGGGGTGTATGCTTACACTCATCGTTTTATGGCGCCTATGACTTTGGATGAGTTCATTATTACCGCTTCTGGGCAGATGGCCATGGTGTTTGCCTGTAATGGTGCGGGGGCTGCCTTTGTTGCCATTACGGGGAACATGCGCATGTCTACCAGCGTGGCGGGTGTTATTGCAGGGCCTGCCTTTGCTTTTGCGGGACAGACTTTCCCGATCATGGCAATGCCTTTGGCTGTCCGTTGTTTTGCCTTCTGCCTGCCTTTGACCCATGTTCTAAAAGTGCAGTCCTGTATGCTCCTGGGAAGTGCAGGTAAGGCTCACGCATGGGAATCTATTGTTGTGCTGTTGGTGATGGCCCTGTTCTGGCATTTACTTGCTTCCCGCTTGTTATTTGTTCGCTGGAAAAAGGCGGCAAAACGTGAAGAAGAACGGAACCTTGTTTCTGTAAATTTGATGGGGGAGGCTATTAAGAAATGA
- a CDS encoding HlyD family secretion protein, with protein MKALKIIGKVLVVAALIALIVLGISTLQKFATEPREAFLQGQMEARRVLVAGKVPGRVETVFFREGDMVEKNAIVAIISSPEIEAKKMQAQGALGAARAQASKARNGARSEDVTALKAMADRAQDAANLARNTYDRVQKLYSEGVLPLQKRDEAETQMKASQSAADAAKAQYDQALAGARSEDKAAANALVLQAKGANAEVDAYLEETKIRAPISGEVSVKLVEEGEVVGSGMPILAVTDLDDSWAVFHLREDMLKNVFKGKTFNMYIPALDMHVDMEVSYIASVGDYATWRSSKESGGFDLKSFEVRMRPKAKVENLRPGMSVLFPVEQIQ; from the coding sequence ATGAAAGCGCTGAAAATTATTGGAAAGGTTTTGGTCGTCGCAGCCCTTATTGCACTGATTGTGCTGGGCATTTCCACCTTGCAGAAGTTTGCGACGGAACCTCGCGAGGCTTTCCTTCAGGGACAGATGGAAGCCCGCCGAGTATTGGTTGCTGGTAAGGTTCCTGGCCGAGTGGAAACGGTGTTCTTCCGCGAAGGGGATATGGTAGAGAAGAATGCCATTGTGGCAATTATCAGCAGTCCCGAAATCGAAGCAAAGAAGATGCAGGCTCAAGGCGCTCTTGGTGCTGCTCGTGCTCAAGCTTCCAAGGCTCGTAATGGTGCACGTAGCGAAGACGTGACTGCACTGAAGGCGATGGCAGATCGTGCTCAAGATGCAGCAAATCTTGCCCGCAATACTTATGACCGCGTGCAAAAGCTTTATAGCGAAGGTGTACTTCCGTTGCAGAAACGCGATGAAGCTGAAACCCAGATGAAGGCTTCCCAGTCTGCCGCTGATGCAGCCAAGGCCCAGTATGACCAGGCACTTGCTGGAGCCCGTTCCGAAGATAAGGCTGCCGCAAATGCTCTTGTCCTTCAGGCAAAGGGTGCAAATGCCGAAGTGGATGCTTATCTGGAAGAAACTAAGATTCGTGCCCCCATTTCCGGTGAAGTTTCCGTGAAGCTTGTGGAAGAAGGGGAAGTGGTTGGGTCTGGCATGCCGATTCTTGCGGTTACCGATCTGGATGATTCCTGGGCTGTATTCCACCTTCGTGAAGACATGCTGAAGAATGTTTTCAAGGGTAAGACCTTCAATATGTACATTCCCGCTCTTGACATGCATGTGGATATGGAAGTTTCCTATATCGCTTCTGTAGGAGATTATGCCACCTGGCGTTCTTCCAAGGAAAGTGGCGGTTTCGACCTGAAGAGCTTCGAAGTTCGCATGCGCCCCAAGGCTAAGGTTGAAAACCTCCGCCCGGGCATGAGCGTTCTTTTCCCTGTGGAACAAATTCAGTAA
- a CDS encoding TolC family protein, with the protein MKKCLALLFSSCIAVSATPITLSDAIEMAKNSNSQIKAEKAKVDMAESGQGEARSRFLPQLTLTASVTKINDPITIDLSSLQAPLSDIAGAAAYSKAYLATYNAAYEKAYGEAYAGAVKQMVAAGMPQSMAEEQAKAALEGKTGDIWSAVVTSKDANDAAVQQAEKFGADASSKIKDSKDFSMKVQDDVFFNARLTAIWPLFTGFKRTAAYSAAKENVVAKKAAFEMAQNTVLMDVATKYFTLRLAEELTIMREETKKNLEEHLARSKKLEEGGQISKAERLRAEVALAEAENALEDSYRDQSLARMALASLLHTDTSLTAVTPVLVPDNIHSMEEFKQLALEKHPGLAQLRTERKRSQAAVSAAQGDYYPMVALFAYKELYTKDLTILEPEWAVGAKLQWDLFKGGETRSKVANAKAMDRSLSSMEEQTMDNIKLLVEKRWREKEHAQSRLTSLSKTRELAEEAHRSQTLAYEAGLATGLDVVDAELALSRLQVAELKAHFDAVVAWLGLLEASGEVANAGEMLKDVKPVEPAPAEQVVEPVTPAEPVATVEPVQPPMAMPAAESAAEPVPPAAPVESTQPVTEETSAPAQAQ; encoded by the coding sequence ATGAAAAAGTGTTTGGCTCTTCTTTTTTCGTCTTGTATCGCAGTATCCGCTACACCTATTACACTTTCAGATGCCATTGAAATGGCAAAAAACAGCAATTCCCAGATTAAAGCAGAAAAGGCTAAGGTGGATATGGCTGAAAGTGGCCAGGGGGAAGCTCGTTCCCGCTTTTTGCCTCAGCTTACTTTGACTGCTAGCGTTACAAAGATAAACGATCCCATTACAATCGACTTAAGCTCCCTTCAGGCTCCTCTAAGTGATATTGCAGGTGCCGCAGCGTATTCCAAGGCGTATTTGGCTACCTATAATGCTGCGTACGAAAAAGCCTATGGTGAAGCCTATGCTGGAGCCGTAAAGCAAATGGTTGCTGCAGGTATGCCGCAGTCCATGGCGGAAGAACAGGCAAAGGCTGCGCTGGAAGGCAAGACGGGCGATATATGGAGTGCTGTGGTAACCAGTAAGGATGCCAACGATGCTGCGGTCCAGCAGGCAGAAAAATTTGGTGCTGACGCATCCAGTAAAATTAAGGACTCCAAGGACTTCAGCATGAAGGTCCAGGACGATGTGTTTTTCAATGCTCGCTTGACTGCAATCTGGCCTCTGTTCACGGGCTTCAAACGTACGGCGGCCTATAGTGCTGCCAAGGAAAATGTGGTCGCCAAGAAGGCTGCGTTTGAAATGGCTCAGAATACGGTTCTGATGGATGTGGCCACCAAGTATTTTACTTTGCGTCTGGCTGAAGAATTGACCATCATGCGCGAGGAAACCAAGAAGAATTTGGAAGAACATCTTGCTCGTTCCAAGAAATTGGAGGAAGGTGGCCAGATCAGTAAGGCGGAACGCCTCCGTGCAGAAGTTGCCCTAGCGGAAGCAGAAAATGCTCTGGAAGATTCCTATCGCGACCAGTCTCTTGCCCGTATGGCCCTTGCAAGTCTTCTGCATACGGATACTAGCCTTACCGCAGTTACTCCGGTTCTTGTTCCGGATAATATTCATTCCATGGAGGAATTCAAGCAGTTGGCTCTGGAGAAGCATCCGGGGCTGGCTCAGCTCCGTACGGAACGTAAGCGTTCCCAGGCTGCAGTGAGCGCTGCACAGGGTGATTACTATCCTATGGTAGCATTGTTTGCCTATAAGGAACTGTATACGAAGGACTTGACTATTCTGGAACCGGAATGGGCTGTAGGTGCAAAGCTTCAGTGGGATTTGTTCAAGGGTGGAGAAACCCGTTCCAAGGTTGCAAATGCAAAGGCTATGGATCGCTCTCTCAGCAGCATGGAAGAACAGACCATGGACAACATCAAGCTTCTAGTTGAAAAACGCTGGCGTGAAAAGGAACATGCTCAGAGCCGCTTGACGAGCCTTTCCAAGACTCGTGAACTTGCAGAAGAGGCTCATCGTAGTCAGACTCTTGCTTATGAAGCAGGCCTTGCTACAGGCCTTGATGTGGTGGATGCTGAACTTGCCTTGTCCCGTTTGCAGGTGGCAGAATTGAAGGCTCATTTTGACGCGGTGGTTGCGTGGCTTGGATTGTTGGAAGCTAGTGGCGAAGTCGCAAATGCGGGTGAAATGTTGAAGGATGTGAAACCGGTGGAACCTGCTCCTGCAGAACAGGTTGTGGAACCGGTAACTCCTGCGGAACCTGTAGCTACAGTGGAACCGGTTCAGCCTCCTATGGCAATGCCTGCTGCAGAATCTGCAGCAGAACCTGTGCCGCCTGCAGCACCTGTAGAATCTACCCAGCCTGTGACTGAAGAAACGTCCGCCCCTGCTCAGGCACAATAA
- a CDS encoding lamin tail domain-containing protein — protein MDIKKLFTAGASVALVSMMAACSDDPSSPNNPVNPPVDGTSSAGQQNPVASSSNSNGGGNSVLVSSASLSDKDEPQMACSEIMYNAADGSPLEWVEIYIAGGSDMANMQDYLLRLSGDVDFTFPAEPLKKGEYVVVTNDAAEFAKAYPTFAGRVFGGMTGKLVNEGGVVNVKVRGEGDVTCAFSSEPPWPSLADGKGRSLVYTGGIAAQSVSWCASALPNGNPGVGNDACIDVVNTVRINEVKPSILGTAGFEASWVELYNSGKEPVDVTGWTLFVKLRNEKLTINAGVVPAGGYLLLDGAKDFSDELVVSDQGGEIYLYGMVEGQESSIWLPAGKGVSGVVDVADGSIAQGPLAEATPGAMNSALKLGSVYIDEIHYHPDEKDALPFEFLELVNATAAPISLYNSTVKKGWKVEGVNIEFGPNDIIPANGRILLIPSVLEDVNDAGWGADLVRTTYSVPADVAIYTYNGKLSNRGETIAVKEPYSSTTKDGIVKYFYIWHDATLYSDAWAGLTDADGVGYSLQRANVTTMGYGPSAWKAAEPTFGK, from the coding sequence ATGGATATCAAGAAACTTTTTACTGCTGGTGCAAGCGTTGCCCTCGTTTCCATGATGGCCGCCTGCTCTGACGATCCGTCATCTCCGAACAATCCGGTCAATCCGCCGGTGGATGGAACATCTTCTGCTGGACAGCAGAATCCTGTTGCAAGTTCCTCCAACTCTAATGGCGGTGGAAATAGCGTGCTGGTGTCCAGTGCGTCTCTTTCCGATAAGGATGAACCGCAGATGGCTTGCTCTGAAATTATGTATAACGCAGCCGATGGATCTCCCCTGGAATGGGTGGAAATCTATATCGCAGGCGGTTCTGACATGGCCAACATGCAGGATTACTTGCTGCGTCTGAGCGGTGATGTGGATTTCACTTTCCCTGCAGAACCCCTTAAGAAGGGCGAATATGTGGTTGTGACCAATGACGCTGCAGAATTTGCTAAGGCATATCCTACTTTCGCTGGTCGAGTTTTCGGCGGTATGACGGGTAAGCTTGTGAATGAAGGTGGCGTGGTGAACGTGAAGGTTCGTGGCGAAGGTGACGTGACCTGCGCTTTCAGTAGTGAACCTCCCTGGCCGAGTCTTGCTGATGGTAAGGGCCGTTCCCTGGTATACACCGGTGGAATTGCAGCTCAGTCTGTTTCCTGGTGTGCAAGTGCGCTTCCCAATGGTAATCCGGGTGTAGGCAATGATGCTTGCATTGACGTGGTGAATACCGTCCGTATTAACGAAGTGAAGCCCTCTATTCTGGGCACTGCCGGCTTTGAAGCTTCCTGGGTTGAACTGTACAATTCCGGCAAGGAACCTGTTGATGTCACGGGTTGGACTTTGTTCGTAAAGCTTCGCAATGAAAAGTTGACCATTAACGCTGGCGTTGTTCCTGCAGGTGGCTATCTGCTTCTTGATGGTGCCAAGGACTTCAGCGATGAACTTGTGGTTTCCGACCAGGGTGGTGAAATCTACCTGTATGGCATGGTGGAAGGTCAGGAATCCAGTATCTGGCTCCCGGCTGGTAAGGGTGTAAGCGGTGTCGTGGACGTGGCTGACGGTTCCATTGCTCAGGGACCCCTTGCCGAAGCGACTCCGGGTGCAATGAATTCTGCCCTTAAGCTTGGTTCTGTCTATATTGACGAAATTCATTATCATCCGGATGAAAAGGATGCTCTGCCGTTCGAATTCCTGGAACTGGTGAACGCCACTGCAGCTCCCATTTCCCTTTACAATTCTACCGTAAAGAAGGGCTGGAAGGTCGAAGGCGTGAATATTGAATTCGGTCCCAACGATATCATTCCGGCTAATGGACGAATCCTTTTGATTCCCAGCGTATTGGAAGATGTGAATGATGCTGGCTGGGGGGCTGACCTTGTTCGAACGACTTATAGTGTTCCGGCGGATGTTGCTATCTACACCTACAATGGTAAGCTTTCCAACCGTGGTGAAACCATTGCGGTGAAGGAACCCTATTCTTCAACGACGAAGGATGGTATTGTCAAGTATTTCTACATCTGGCACGATGCTACCTTGTATTCCGATGCATGGGCTGGCCTCACAGATGCTGATGGTGTCGGTTATAGTTTGCAGCGTGCAAACGTGACTACAATGGGTTATGGCCCTTCTGCATGGAAAGCTGCTGAACCTACTTTCGGCAAGTAG
- a CDS encoding polyphosphate polymerase domain-containing protein produces MAEARGFSLLERFELKYHIPVEWADKIGAFIAPYCEEDYYSKITPGGFYWITNLYLDTPSWTFLGWKKKQLLDRFNMRIRTYGEHPAQDGTFHFEVKRKIKSICYKSRATIKGINPGEVWHMKPEEWPCKTDKDRKYLKDFLYKTELHGAHPRLLTQYKRRAWFGLREEYSRVTIDTGMRFREENGFDYTVDPHYMQSTGIPRFFLPGCDAVLELKCPCSQVPYWMIDLIRFLNLKQGGFSKFGNAAAEWQRIYENPRRFKTPYWTKLGTTLEENL; encoded by the coding sequence ATGGCCGAAGCCCGCGGTTTTAGTCTTCTCGAACGATTCGAGCTGAAGTACCACATTCCTGTGGAATGGGCCGATAAAATTGGCGCCTTCATTGCTCCCTATTGTGAAGAAGACTATTATTCCAAGATTACTCCGGGTGGATTCTACTGGATTACCAACCTGTATCTGGATACCCCGTCCTGGACATTCCTAGGATGGAAAAAGAAGCAGTTGCTGGACCGCTTCAACATGCGCATTCGTACCTATGGTGAACATCCCGCTCAGGATGGTACTTTCCATTTTGAAGTGAAGCGCAAGATCAAGAGTATCTGTTACAAGAGCCGTGCGACTATCAAGGGGATTAACCCTGGTGAAGTGTGGCATATGAAGCCGGAAGAATGGCCTTGCAAGACGGACAAGGATCGTAAGTACCTGAAGGATTTTCTATACAAGACGGAACTTCATGGGGCCCATCCTCGTCTCTTGACGCAGTATAAGCGTCGCGCCTGGTTTGGTCTTCGCGAAGAGTATTCCCGTGTGACTATTGATACGGGCATGCGTTTCCGTGAAGAAAATGGTTTTGACTATACCGTCGATCCTCACTACATGCAGTCCACGGGTATTCCCAGGTTTTTCCTGCCCGGATGTGACGCTGTGCTTGAGTTGAAGTGTCCTTGCTCTCAGGTGCCTTATTGGATGATCGACTTGATCCGATTCCTGAACTTAAAACAGGGCGGATTCTCCAAGTTTGGTAATGCTGCGGCTGAATGGCAGCGTATTTATGAAAATCCTCGCCGTTTCAAGACCCCTTACTGGACGAAACTTGGAACTACGTTGGAAGAAAATTTGTAA
- a CDS encoding HlyD family secretion protein, whose protein sequence is MNKIEEAFDIFWNKHKSNAGVAHAYKHKLIYAWCLSIVVVVVLGFMFAGKATMFQGIAEATETTISLPSPTEVIKVHVMPGQTIHAGDTIIELNRPDLVLRITELTRELDAIEGRSSLSTAEIDQKVAEVKADLSSRSLALKSEIRNLETEYQRNKEITAKLKSLKGSNAQNDGNDATVLRIKSLKNELAVLQSNANEQIKLLKSSGRLQKSAGATEVENLKKELAELQKQQEELIQVAKEEWVVGSVNARDGEKVSSFAPIVTLTHKSPTMIRGYIHERMYQRMDIGESVNVRTLGGTGKAVKGEVIGLSSRIVEFPTRMWKMPEMPIHGREVIIKISEENPFLLGEMVTISE, encoded by the coding sequence ATGAATAAGATTGAAGAAGCTTTCGACATTTTCTGGAACAAGCATAAGTCTAATGCAGGTGTTGCTCATGCTTATAAGCACAAGCTGATTTACGCCTGGTGCTTGAGCATCGTCGTGGTTGTGGTTCTTGGCTTCATGTTCGCCGGTAAGGCAACCATGTTCCAGGGCATTGCCGAAGCGACTGAAACTACCATTAGCCTGCCGAGCCCCACTGAAGTGATTAAGGTGCATGTGATGCCTGGTCAGACCATTCATGCGGGCGACACTATCATTGAATTGAACCGCCCGGACCTGGTTCTTCGTATTACCGAACTGACTCGCGAACTGGATGCGATTGAAGGACGCAGCAGCCTGTCTACTGCAGAAATTGACCAGAAGGTTGCAGAAGTAAAGGCAGACCTTTCTTCCCGCAGCCTGGCTCTTAAGTCTGAAATCCGTAACCTGGAAACTGAATACCAGCGCAATAAGGAAATTACCGCCAAGTTGAAGAGCCTGAAGGGTTCCAATGCACAGAATGATGGTAACGACGCAACCGTCCTTCGTATCAAGAGCTTGAAGAACGAACTTGCAGTGCTTCAGTCTAACGCAAATGAACAGATCAAGCTTCTTAAGAGCAGCGGTCGCCTCCAGAAGAGTGCCGGTGCTACCGAAGTGGAAAACTTGAAGAAGGAACTGGCCGAACTCCAGAAGCAGCAGGAAGAACTGATTCAGGTTGCTAAGGAAGAATGGGTCGTGGGTTCCGTTAATGCTCGTGATGGGGAAAAGGTTTCCAGCTTTGCTCCGATCGTTACCTTGACTCACAAGTCTCCCACTATGATCCGCGGTTATATTCACGAACGTATGTATCAGCGTATGGACATTGGTGAATCCGTTAATGTCCGTACCTTGGGTGGCACTGGTAAGGCTGTGAAGGGTGAAGTGATTGGCCTTTCTAGCCGTATCGTTGAATTTCCCACTCGTATGTGGAAGATGCCTGAAATGCCTATTCACGGACGCGAAGTCATAATCAAGATTTCCGAAGAGAATCCGTTCCTTCTCGGTGAAATGGTGACCATTTCCGAATAA
- a CDS encoding DUF4956 domain-containing protein codes for MLDLLAVQSGTTNATLITLAYTLILAFILSSVIAWTYEKTFLGLSYSRNFVQGIVLSSVVAAMVMSAIGDNVGRGLGMMGALSVVRFRTSFKDPRDIMFIFASLGAGIGCGVYAWGAAAGGTIAFCLVAFLISRTGLGTKHFFDGMLRFALPNESAPRQALEDILRKNLKTYILITMREVDGGARVDCAYQVRLRANKPAAEIIQEMSKIEGISDIAFMMQDATTEM; via the coding sequence ATGCTTGACCTTTTAGCGGTCCAATCTGGTACTACTAATGCAACTCTAATCACTTTGGCCTATACCCTTATTTTGGCCTTTATCCTCTCCTCCGTCATTGCCTGGACTTACGAAAAGACTTTCCTGGGTCTTTCCTATTCCCGTAACTTTGTCCAGGGGATTGTTCTGAGCTCTGTGGTTGCCGCAATGGTGATGTCCGCTATCGGTGACAATGTGGGCCGTGGCCTTGGCATGATGGGTGCCCTTTCCGTGGTTCGTTTCCGCACGAGTTTCAAGGATCCCCGCGACATCATGTTCATCTTCGCCTCCTTGGGTGCAGGCATCGGTTGCGGTGTTTATGCCTGGGGTGCTGCTGCCGGTGGTACCATCGCCTTCTGTCTGGTGGCCTTCCTGATTTCCCGTACGGGTCTTGGCACCAAGCATTTCTTTGACGGCATGCTCCGTTTTGCTCTTCCTAACGAATCCGCTCCTCGTCAGGCTCTTGAAGACATCCTACGCAAGAATCTAAAAACCTACATCCTGATTACCATGCGCGAAGTGGATGGCGGCGCCCGAGTGGATTGTGCCTACCAGGTTCGTCTCCGTGCAAACAAGCCTGCTGCAGAAATCATTCAGGAAATGTCCAAGATCGAAGGTATTTCTGACATCGCGTTCATGATGCAGGATGCCACTACGGAAATGTAA
- a CDS encoding VWA domain-containing protein, with translation MRFAEPMFLWGLLSLPLFALLFLYANHRRKKLAARFVSLTMLPKLSTAHSPWRRLAKALILLLAIAFLFVALARPQWGHKMEHIERRGLDLVLLQDISLSMLAEDIKPNRLTRSRHEISSFLESLSGDRVGLVAFSGEAQVMVPLTLDYGTVQSMLRELTPGWLMPGTNLERAIRKGMDLYRNSNSGGQYSVMILMSDGEELEAAAVNAAKEAAEMGIRIYTIGIGSREGVPIPVPSRNGEVAYKKDMQGNIVTTRLEDGTLQEIANVTGGLYFYASPGEFQLQKVLTEIASLEKKEQSTDRMDNYQDRYQVFLGMAALLFLLEALISERGRRRKQTAGRFS, from the coding sequence ATGCGATTTGCAGAACCGATGTTCTTGTGGGGATTGCTTTCCCTCCCGCTATTTGCCCTTCTGTTTTTGTACGCCAACCATCGTCGTAAAAAGTTGGCCGCCAGATTCGTGTCTTTGACCATGCTGCCTAAGCTATCCACGGCTCATTCTCCTTGGCGTCGTTTGGCTAAGGCTCTCATTCTTCTTTTGGCGATTGCATTTTTATTTGTTGCTCTTGCTCGCCCTCAGTGGGGGCACAAGATGGAGCATATTGAACGTCGTGGTCTTGATCTTGTGTTGTTGCAGGATATTTCCCTATCCATGCTGGCTGAAGACATTAAGCCTAATCGTCTGACCCGCAGCCGTCATGAAATTTCCTCTTTCCTGGAATCCCTTAGCGGGGACCGTGTGGGGTTGGTGGCTTTCTCTGGCGAGGCTCAGGTGATGGTCCCGCTGACTTTGGATTACGGAACGGTTCAGTCCATGCTTCGTGAACTGACTCCTGGCTGGCTTATGCCCGGTACCAACCTGGAGCGAGCCATCCGTAAGGGAATGGACCTTTATCGAAATTCCAATAGTGGTGGTCAGTACTCCGTCATGATTCTCATGAGTGATGGTGAAGAACTGGAAGCCGCTGCAGTCAATGCCGCCAAGGAAGCTGCTGAAATGGGTATCCGCATCTATACCATCGGTATTGGTTCCCGAGAAGGCGTGCCTATTCCAGTTCCTTCCAGAAATGGGGAGGTGGCCTACAAGAAGGACATGCAGGGGAATATCGTCACGACTCGTCTGGAAGACGGTACCTTGCAGGAAATTGCAAATGTTACGGGTGGTCTTTATTTCTATGCCAGTCCGGGTGAGTTCCAGCTCCAGAAGGTGCTGACTGAAATTGCTTCCCTGGAAAAGAAGGAACAGTCTACTGACCGTATGGATAATTACCAGGACCGCTATCAAGTGTTCCTGGGGATGGCCGCTCTCCTGTTCCTGCTGGAAGCCTTGATCTCGGAAAGAGGCCGTCGCCGTAAGCAGACTGCGGGTCGCTTTAGTTAA